One Piscinibacter lacus genomic window, GTGCGCGGCTTTGCCGTCGTGCACTGCCTGGGCATCCTGACCTCGATGTTCTCGGCGGTGCTGTTCTCGCGCGGCCTGGTCAACCTCTGGTACGGCCGCCAGAAGAAGCTGAAGACGGTGTCCATCGGCCAGGTCTGGAAGCCCCAGACGACGACTCCCGGCTCGACCCCGGCCCCGCGCGGCTGAGGCCGTCCCGAAGCGCGATTCCCCAAGGACCTCCCATGGAGCTTTTCCGCATCCGCAGCGACATCCCCTTCATGCGCCATGCCCTGGTGCTGAACGCGATCTCCCTGCTCACCTTCGTCGCCGCGGTCTTCTTCATCGCCACCCGCGGCCTGCACCTTTCGATCGAGTTCACCGGCGGCACCGTGCTGGAGGTGGCCTACACCCAGGCCGCCGACATCGACAAGGTGCGCAGCGCCGTCGAGGCCCAGAAGCTCGGCGAGGTGCAGGTGCAGAACTTCGGCAGCTCGCGCGACGTGCTGATCCGCCTGCCCCTGCGCGGCGAGAACAGCGCCGCCGCCCAGCAGACCCTGGTCGATTCGGTCTTCAGTACCCTGTGCACGGCCGAGTCGGGCACGGTCAGCCGCATCGAATCGGTCTCGGCCGAAGGCGAGCAGCTCAGCCGCCAGGCCTGCATGGCCGGCGAAGCCGAGCCGGTGACGCTCAAGCGCAGCGAGTTCGTCGGCCCCTCGGTGGGCGCCGAACTGGCCCGCGACGGCGCCATCGCCCTGGCCGTGACCATCG contains:
- the secF gene encoding protein translocase subunit SecF, encoding MELFRIRSDIPFMRHALVLNAISLLTFVAAVFFIATRGLHLSIEFTGGTVLEVAYTQAADIDKVRSAVEAQKLGEVQVQNFGSSRDVLIRLPLRGENSAAAQQTLVDSVFSTLCTAESGTVSRIESVSAEGEQLSRQACMAGEAEPVTLKRSEFVGPSVGAELARDGAIALAVTIVGIMIYLAIRFEWKFAVAGIVANLHDVIIILGFFAFFQWEFSLSVLAAVLAVLGYSVNESVVIFDRVREAFRKFRKLDTPQVIDHAITSTISRTVITHGSTQIMVLSMLIFGGATLHYFALALTIGILFGIYSSVFVAAAIAMWLGVKREDLIKAPVRREGDPDDPNAGAVV